One window from the genome of Halococcus agarilyticus encodes:
- a CDS encoding histone deacetylase family protein, whose amino-acid sequence MRFGYSAECLDHDPGARHPESPDRLRAIRRALAKRHGVEYVEADPIDETAARAAHDPDYVREFREFCASGGGQWDPDTVAVEATWDAALRSAGQAVWAAEAALDGASGRETPFALGRPPGHHAVADDAMGFCFLNNAAIAAEAMIDDGRAERVAIVDWDVHHGNGTQDIFEDRGDVFYASIHERGLYPGTGEAGEIGTGDGAGTTANLAFPSGAGDPAYVAAVDEVFAPLLDSFDPDLLLVSAGFDAHEHDPISRMSVSTEGYGVLAARLRDLAARSDAGYGFVLEGGYGLETLSESITTVNEVFGGYDPVEPDGSVDDRARSVIDEVRTAHGLGT is encoded by the coding sequence ATGAGATTCGGCTACTCCGCCGAGTGTCTCGATCACGATCCCGGCGCGCGCCACCCCGAGAGCCCCGATCGGCTCCGCGCCATCCGGCGGGCGCTCGCGAAACGCCACGGCGTCGAGTACGTCGAGGCCGACCCGATCGACGAGACGGCGGCGCGGGCGGCCCACGACCCCGACTACGTCCGCGAGTTCCGGGAGTTCTGCGCGTCGGGCGGCGGCCAGTGGGATCCCGACACCGTCGCGGTCGAGGCGACATGGGATGCCGCACTCCGGAGTGCGGGTCAGGCGGTGTGGGCCGCCGAAGCCGCCCTCGACGGGGCGAGCGGGCGCGAGACCCCCTTCGCCCTCGGGCGACCACCGGGCCACCACGCGGTCGCCGACGACGCGATGGGCTTCTGTTTCCTCAACAACGCCGCCATCGCGGCCGAAGCGATGATCGACGACGGCCGCGCGGAGCGGGTCGCCATCGTCGACTGGGATGTCCACCACGGCAACGGCACCCAGGACATCTTCGAAGACCGCGGCGACGTGTTCTACGCCTCGATCCACGAGCGCGGGCTCTATCCGGGCACCGGCGAGGCGGGCGAGATCGGAACAGGCGACGGCGCAGGGACGACCGCGAACCTCGCCTTCCCCTCCGGCGCGGGCGATCCGGCGTACGTCGCCGCGGTGGACGAGGTGTTCGCGCCGCTGCTCGATTCGTTCGATCCCGATCTCCTCCTCGTGAGCGCGGGCTTCGACGCTCACGAGCACGATCCGATCTCGCGGATGAGCGTCTCGACCGAGGGGTACGGCGTGCTCGCCGCCCGATTGCGCGATCTCGCAGCGCGATCGGACGCGGGCTACGGGTTCGTGCTCGAAGGCGGCTACGGCCTCGAAACCCTCTCGGAGAGCATCACGACGGTGAACGAGGTGTTCGGTGGGTACGATCCCGTCGAACCCGACGGATCGGTCGACGATCGCGCGCGCTCGGTCATCGACGAGGTCCGAACCGCTCACGGTCTCGGCACGTGA
- a CDS encoding histone-like protein, with protein MSVELPFAPVDAVIRRHAGSLRVSSEATEELAERIQERGARLAADAARRATDDDRKTLQVEDFDADAAGSDDLELPVAPVDRIARLDIDDRYRVARDARVALAGRLERYAGRVAAAAAVLARHAGRRTITVADVETYFELAPYYPDE; from the coding sequence ATGAGCGTCGAGCTCCCGTTCGCGCCGGTCGATGCCGTGATCCGTCGGCACGCCGGCTCGCTGCGGGTGAGCAGCGAGGCCACCGAGGAGCTCGCCGAACGCATCCAGGAGCGCGGCGCGCGTCTCGCGGCCGACGCCGCCCGACGTGCGACCGACGACGACCGGAAAACCCTCCAGGTGGAGGACTTCGACGCCGACGCCGCCGGGTCCGACGACCTCGAACTCCCGGTCGCGCCGGTCGACCGCATCGCTCGCCTCGACATCGACGATCGCTACCGGGTCGCGCGCGACGCCCGGGTCGCGCTCGCCGGCCGGCTCGAACGCTACGCCGGCCGGGTCGCGGCGGCCGCGGCGGTGCTCGCGCGCCACGCCGGCCGGCGCACGATCACGGTCGCCGACGTCGAGACGTACTTCGAACTCGCGCCGTACTACCCCGACGAATGA
- a CDS encoding single-stranded DNA binding protein: MGAIAEIYADLDADVPEGEFRAAVEEKVEEMGGLADEETAAMLIAHEVADGEVEGVADVEPGMEEAKFVAKVTSVGELRTFERDGEDEDGQVINVEVADETGRIRVAFWDERAAGAAEELETGAVLRVAGRPREGYNGIEVSADRVEPADVEVDVDLDAADTIAGLSLGQSDVDLTGLVLDTDTIRTFDRDDGSEGRVANLTLGDETGRTRVTLWDDQAERVEEFAAGTTIELTDGYVRERNGDLELHVGDRGGLTEVDTTVEYTPETTPIDDLEIDTTVDIGGVIRSTDPKRTFDRDDGSEGQVRNVRIQDETGDIRVALWGEKADRDLGPGDEVQFADVEIQDGWQDDLEASAGWQTSVTTFDTGDVPSAAEGDETGEDDETGLGAFAGGGGDDESKEDGPRDGESGDGTDHGEEAGSTAESGAEGGDGGPIEFTGTVVQASDPVVLDNGSETMRVETSSTTHLGEELTARGRMAEGTLDADEVF; the protein is encoded by the coding sequence ATGGGTGCGATAGCAGAGATCTACGCGGACCTCGACGCCGACGTACCCGAGGGGGAGTTCCGGGCGGCCGTCGAGGAGAAGGTCGAGGAGATGGGGGGGCTCGCCGACGAGGAGACCGCCGCGATGTTGATCGCCCACGAGGTCGCCGACGGCGAGGTCGAGGGTGTCGCGGACGTCGAACCGGGGATGGAGGAGGCGAAGTTCGTCGCGAAGGTCACGAGCGTCGGCGAGCTCCGCACCTTCGAGCGCGACGGCGAGGACGAGGACGGCCAGGTCATCAACGTCGAGGTCGCCGACGAGACGGGACGGATCAGGGTCGCGTTCTGGGACGAACGGGCAGCGGGCGCGGCCGAGGAGCTCGAAACCGGCGCGGTGCTCAGGGTTGCGGGCCGACCGCGCGAGGGGTACAACGGGATCGAGGTCAGCGCGGATCGGGTCGAACCGGCCGACGTCGAGGTCGACGTCGATCTCGACGCCGCCGACACCATCGCGGGGCTCTCGCTCGGTCAGTCCGACGTCGATCTCACAGGGTTAGTGCTCGACACCGACACCATCAGAACCTTCGACCGCGACGACGGCTCGGAGGGACGGGTGGCGAACCTCACGCTCGGCGACGAGACGGGCCGGACGCGGGTGACGCTCTGGGACGACCAGGCCGAACGGGTCGAGGAGTTCGCCGCCGGCACGACGATCGAACTCACCGACGGCTACGTCCGCGAGCGCAACGGCGACCTCGAACTCCACGTCGGCGATCGCGGGGGACTCACGGAGGTCGACACGACTGTCGAGTACACGCCCGAAACCACCCCGATCGACGATCTGGAGATCGATACGACGGTGGACATCGGCGGCGTCATCAGGTCGACCGATCCCAAACGCACCTTCGACCGCGACGACGGCTCGGAGGGTCAGGTCAGAAACGTCCGAATCCAGGACGAGACCGGCGATATCCGGGTGGCGCTGTGGGGCGAGAAGGCCGACCGCGATCTGGGACCGGGCGACGAGGTCCAGTTCGCGGACGTCGAGATTCAGGACGGCTGGCAGGACGATCTCGAAGCCTCGGCGGGCTGGCAGACGAGCGTGACGACGTTCGACACCGGCGACGTACCCTCGGCGGCCGAGGGCGACGAGACCGGCGAAGACGACGAGACCGGTCTCGGCGCGTTCGCCGGCGGTGGCGGGGATGACGAGAGCAAGGAGGACGGTCCGAGGGATGGCGAGTCGGGGGACGGCACCGATCACGGAGAAGAGGCCGGCTCAACGGCGGAAAGCGGAGCCGAGGGCGGCGACGGCGGCCCGATCGAGTTCACCGGAACGGTCGTGCAGGCGAGCGATCCGGTGGTGCTCGACAACGGCAGCGAGACGATGCGCGTCGAGACGTCTTCGACCACGCACCTCGGCGAGGAGCTCACCGCCCGCGGACGGATGGCGGAGGGGACGCTCGACGCGGACGAGGTGTTCTGA
- a CDS encoding YegP family protein: MSEHDHDYTLTVRPNATLRVAYSADGGTLEKALVAFEYGHDGIDGMNDADEGFVWRGYEIALSRNGENVLDRGSPFVESGDVERGLERGVGTATRYGRQLRERIGDLRERRSGSSLGTGDDGAAETPRTVEIPGPRDTTIEIALSGSSATFDLYEDDGGNWRWRLTHDDETLAVSSTGYDSREDAEESITALKANALGADVES, translated from the coding sequence ATGAGCGAGCACGATCACGACTACACGCTGACCGTTCGGCCGAACGCCACCCTCCGGGTTGCGTACAGCGCCGACGGCGGGACGCTCGAAAAGGCCCTGGTCGCCTTCGAGTACGGCCACGACGGGATCGACGGAATGAACGATGCCGACGAGGGATTCGTCTGGCGGGGCTACGAGATCGCGCTCTCGCGCAACGGCGAGAACGTGCTCGATCGCGGGTCGCCGTTCGTCGAATCTGGCGACGTCGAGCGCGGGCTCGAACGCGGCGTCGGCACCGCCACCAGGTACGGCCGGCAGCTCCGCGAGCGCATCGGCGACCTCCGTGAGCGACGGTCGGGATCGTCGCTCGGGACCGGGGACGACGGGGCGGCCGAAACGCCGCGAACGGTCGAAATCCCCGGTCCACGCGACACGACCATCGAGATCGCGCTGTCGGGGTCGTCGGCGACGTTCGACCTCTACGAGGACGACGGCGGGAACTGGCGCTGGCGACTGACCCACGACGACGAGACGCTCGCGGTCAGCTCGACGGGCTACGACTCGCGCGAGGACGCCGAGGAGTCCATCACCGCGCTCAAAGCGAACGCGCTCGGCGCTGACGTCGAAAGCTGA
- a CDS encoding VOC family protein — MNDDAPPVTADRPDSPFHTTGTDHVTVWGSNEADTLAFYRDLLGMSLVLRQPNLDDPSQTHLFFDTGDGRIVTFFVSDDRDSNPQPQRSGVGGVHHLSFGVDPERFGEVMAALDDDGRGYNVFDRGIFHSLYTRDNNGLVIELATDKYAIPDDRRGEVLATAQRIREEEGADYAEEEHLAAALEELGLPAEPHDLPDAASGVGGVE; from the coding sequence ATGAACGACGATGCACCCCCGGTCACCGCGGACCGGCCCGACAGTCCGTTTCACACCACCGGCACCGATCACGTCACCGTCTGGGGCAGCAACGAGGCCGACACGCTCGCCTTCTACCGCGACCTCCTCGGCATGAGCCTCGTGCTGCGCCAGCCGAACCTCGACGATCCCTCCCAGACCCACCTCTTTTTCGACACCGGCGACGGCCGCATCGTGACGTTCTTCGTGAGCGACGACCGCGATTCGAACCCCCAGCCCCAACGCAGCGGCGTCGGTGGGGTCCACCACCTCTCCTTCGGCGTCGATCCCGAACGCTTCGGCGAGGTGATGGCGGCACTCGACGACGACGGCCGTGGCTACAACGTCTTCGACCGCGGTATCTTCCACTCGCTGTACACCCGCGACAACAACGGTCTCGTGATCGAACTCGCCACCGACAAGTACGCAATCCCCGACGATCGCCGGGGCGAGGTGCTCGCGACCGCCCAGCGCATCCGGGAAGAGGAGGGTGCCGACTACGCCGAGGAAGAACACCTCGCGGCCGCGCTCGAAGAACTGGGACTGCCGGCTGAACCGCACGACCTCCCGGATGCAGCGAGCGGCGTCGGTGGAGTCGAGTAG
- a CDS encoding MaoC family dehydratase, producing MAREHFEDVTVGETREFGSRDVTREEIVEFAGRYDPQPFHTDEGAAGESMFGGLIASGWHTAAMTMELLVTNVFEDSGATGAVGIDELRWPNPVRPDDTLSVRTEVLDTESWSDRLGLVRSKTTTHNQDGDEVMSMIGLVLYERRDSE from the coding sequence ATGGCGCGCGAACACTTCGAGGACGTCACTGTGGGCGAGACCCGCGAGTTCGGCAGCCGCGACGTGACCCGCGAGGAGATCGTCGAGTTCGCCGGGCGCTACGACCCACAGCCGTTCCACACGGACGAGGGGGCCGCCGGAGAGTCCATGTTCGGTGGGTTGATCGCGAGCGGCTGGCACACCGCGGCGATGACGATGGAACTGCTCGTCACGAACGTCTTCGAGGACTCCGGTGCGACGGGTGCGGTCGGGATCGACGAACTCCGGTGGCCGAACCCGGTGCGACCGGACGACACGCTCTCGGTTCGGACCGAGGTGCTCGACACCGAGTCGTGGAGCGATCGTCTCGGACTGGTTCGTAGCAAGACGACGACCCACAACCAGGACGGCGACGAAGTCATGTCGATGATCGGGCTCGTGCTGTACGAGCGGCGCGACTCCGAGTGA
- a CDS encoding DUF4112 domain-containing protein encodes MSVDDSSTDVLGTLQDWFEEAAAREDDPDLDALSARERGALKRSRAMATLLDDAIPIPVIGYRVGIDPVLSIVPISGDLAGAALSMHIVAEAARLGVPPKTLALMIGDVAVDTVTGSVPVAGTLFDAVWKPNRRNVARLESYLENRTDVPTE; translated from the coding sequence ATGTCTGTAGACGACTCGTCCACCGACGTACTCGGCACGCTCCAGGACTGGTTCGAGGAGGCAGCAGCCAGAGAGGACGACCCCGACCTCGACGCCCTCTCGGCCCGCGAGCGCGGGGCGCTGAAACGCTCCCGAGCGATGGCTACACTCCTCGACGACGCGATCCCGATCCCCGTGATCGGCTACCGCGTCGGGATCGATCCGGTCCTGAGCATCGTCCCGATCTCGGGTGATCTCGCTGGCGCGGCGCTCTCGATGCACATTGTCGCCGAGGCCGCACGCCTTGGGGTACCGCCGAAGACTCTCGCTCTGATGATCGGAGACGTCGCCGTTGACACGGTCACCGGGTCGGTCCCGGTCGCTGGAACGCTTTTCGATGCGGTCTGGAAGCCCAACAGGCGCAACGTCGCACGGCTCGAATCCTACCTCGAAAACCGTACCGACGTGCCCACCGAGTGA
- a CDS encoding DUF309 domain-containing protein produces MNDHLRAGIAIYTAGRFHAAHDAWEDRWLALDAGDDERFLHGLIQFTAAVHHATGRNWAGACGLAESAREYLADLPEDYRGVNVGEVRASLATLHADPESIERAPPLLLTYEGQQLDLDDLDFAASAVAAEVLAEAGEGDHATVERAVEYAREDFAAGNETSPFVTLVIDFVRDPDNRGIVHQRLTEHTERRAARDRDVDGLFEP; encoded by the coding sequence ATGAACGACCACCTCCGGGCCGGCATCGCGATCTACACCGCCGGTCGCTTCCACGCCGCCCACGACGCGTGGGAGGATCGCTGGCTCGCGCTCGATGCGGGCGACGACGAGCGCTTTCTCCACGGGCTGATCCAGTTCACCGCGGCGGTCCACCACGCGACCGGCCGCAACTGGGCGGGCGCGTGCGGCCTCGCCGAGAGCGCCCGCGAGTATCTCGCCGACCTCCCCGAGGACTACCGCGGCGTGAACGTCGGCGAGGTCCGGGCGTCTCTCGCGACCCTCCACGCCGATCCAGAGTCGATCGAACGCGCGCCGCCGCTCCTGTTGACCTACGAGGGCCAGCAACTCGATCTCGACGACCTCGACTTCGCGGCGAGTGCGGTCGCTGCGGAGGTTCTCGCCGAGGCGGGCGAAGGCGACCACGCGACCGTCGAGCGCGCCGTCGAGTACGCCCGTGAGGACTTCGCTGCCGGCAACGAGACCAGCCCGTTCGTGACGCTCGTGATCGACTTCGTTCGCGATCCCGACAACCGAGGGATCGTCCACCAGCGCCTCACCGAGCACACCGAACGCCGAGCCGCCCGCGACCGCGACGTTGACGGGCTGTTCGAGCCGTAA
- the azf gene encoding NAD-dependent glucose-6-phosphate dehydrogenase Azf, which yields MAGRSRGSKVLLTGASGRVGEAILRRLGEEYDWRLLDREPPTGEPDHEYVVADVTDAEAVREAMAGVDRVIHLAGDPRPEAPWDSVLANNIDGTRTVVAAAADAGVEKFVFASSNHAVGAYETDERVPELYREDDEFRLDGTELPRPSNLYGVGKVAGETLCRYYHDETGMSAVCVRVGNLTEDHPPVNYERGQAMWLSYRDCAHLFERCLEADYEYEIVYGISDNDRKYYSIERAREVLGYDPQDNSVEF from the coding sequence ATGGCGGGGAGGTCACGGGGTTCGAAAGTGTTGCTCACCGGCGCGTCGGGGCGCGTCGGCGAGGCGATCCTGCGCCGGCTCGGTGAGGAGTACGACTGGCGGCTGCTCGACCGCGAACCGCCGACCGGCGAGCCCGACCACGAGTACGTCGTCGCGGACGTCACCGACGCGGAGGCCGTGCGCGAGGCGATGGCGGGCGTGGATCGAGTCATCCACCTCGCTGGCGACCCTCGACCGGAAGCGCCGTGGGACAGCGTGCTCGCGAACAACATCGACGGGACTCGAACTGTGGTCGCGGCGGCCGCCGACGCCGGCGTCGAGAAGTTCGTCTTCGCCTCCTCGAACCACGCGGTCGGCGCGTACGAGACCGACGAGCGCGTGCCCGAACTGTATCGCGAGGACGACGAGTTCCGGCTCGACGGCACCGAACTGCCGCGGCCGAGCAACCTCTACGGTGTTGGCAAAGTCGCCGGCGAGACGCTGTGTCGGTACTACCACGACGAGACGGGGATGAGCGCGGTCTGCGTTCGCGTCGGGAACTTGACCGAAGATCACCCACCGGTGAACTACGAGCGCGGCCAGGCGATGTGGCTCTCCTATCGGGACTGTGCCCACCTCTTCGAGCGGTGTCTCGAAGCCGACTACGAGTACGAGATCGTCTACGGCATCTCCGACAACGACCGGAAATACTACTCCATCGAGCGCGCCCGCGAAGTGCTCGGCTACGATCCACAGGACAACTCGGTCGAGTTCTAA
- a CDS encoding translation initiation factor IF-2 subunit beta: MDYEASLDRAMDSVPDLDTGDSRLDVPDAEAQKDGAFTRLVNLGRVADALSREPEHLHRVIQRELGTNGQFGGDRARYNGSFSDGDFDAAIDDYIEEFVTCSECGLPDTRLEMEGRTRMLRCEACGAFRPVAKNTGSQQSRQQPDVEEGRTYEVKITGTGRKGDGVAEKGKYTIFVPGAQEGDVVDAYIENISGTLAFARLA; this comes from the coding sequence ATGGATTACGAAGCCAGTCTCGACCGGGCGATGGACTCGGTCCCCGACCTCGACACCGGCGATTCGCGCCTCGACGTGCCCGACGCGGAGGCCCAGAAGGACGGCGCGTTCACGCGGCTCGTGAACCTCGGCCGGGTCGCCGACGCGCTCTCGCGCGAGCCCGAACACCTCCACCGGGTGATCCAGCGCGAGCTCGGGACCAACGGCCAGTTCGGCGGCGACCGCGCGCGATACAACGGCTCCTTTTCCGACGGCGACTTCGACGCGGCCATCGACGACTACATCGAGGAGTTCGTGACCTGCTCGGAGTGTGGCCTTCCGGACACCAGGCTCGAAATGGAGGGGCGGACCCGGATGCTCCGGTGTGAGGCGTGTGGAGCCTTCCGCCCGGTCGCGAAGAACACCGGCTCCCAGCAGTCCCGCCAGCAGCCAGACGTCGAGGAGGGCCGGACCTACGAGGTCAAGATCACGGGAACGGGCCGGAAGGGCGACGGCGTCGCGGAGAAAGGGAAGTACACCATCTTCGTCCCCGGTGCACAGGAGGGCGACGTGGTCGACGCCTACATCGAGAACATCAGCGGGACGCTCGCGTTCGCCCGGCTGGCCTGA
- a CDS encoding dihydroneopterin aldolase family protein: MTTDSEMDTASPTDAETACFEAGIKFGALYHQFAGTPVSPASAASLERAIEDAIENQPHCESVSVAILTDELDAAIDHGYTELTGRFMEVELVVEFEKNRVTARMAMEEGYPRMRIASVEALD, translated from the coding sequence ATGACTACAGATTCCGAGATGGACACAGCTTCACCGACTGACGCCGAAACCGCCTGCTTCGAGGCGGGGATCAAGTTCGGCGCGCTGTACCACCAGTTCGCCGGCACCCCGGTCAGCCCGGCCAGCGCAGCGAGTCTGGAGCGCGCGATCGAGGACGCGATCGAGAACCAGCCCCACTGCGAGTCGGTCTCGGTCGCGATCCTTACCGACGAACTCGACGCCGCTATCGATCACGGCTACACCGAACTCACGGGCCGGTTCATGGAAGTCGAACTTGTCGTAGAGTTCGAGAAAAACCGAGTCACGGCACGAATGGCGATGGAAGAGGGGTATCCTCGAATGCGGATCGCATCCGTCGAGGCGCTGGACTAA
- a CDS encoding MazG nucleotide pyrophosphohydrolase domain-containing protein gives MDEQQRVAAFIAEYDLQGEPAFRILDLSAEVGEIAADATKSTEWGTETNDLDIETDEIGDALFSLLAVAESLDVDAGDALDESLAKYEERLDETGSASSDG, from the coding sequence ATGGACGAACAACAGCGCGTCGCGGCGTTCATCGCGGAGTACGATCTTCAGGGCGAGCCGGCGTTCCGGATCCTCGATCTGTCCGCCGAAGTCGGCGAGATCGCCGCCGACGCGACCAAATCGACCGAGTGGGGAACGGAGACGAACGATCTCGACATCGAGACCGACGAGATCGGCGACGCACTCTTCTCGTTGCTCGCGGTCGCCGAATCGCTCGACGTCGACGCCGGCGACGCACTCGACGAATCGCTCGCGAAGTACGAGGAGCGACTCGACGAGACGGGAAGCGCCTCGTCCGACGGCTGA
- a CDS encoding DUF5790 family protein, which yields MNQSTIEDDLFDEAAADIRTDVEEHLAAAREALPASEAIWSVEADNTLGVLNSLEQALDTGDAADRLRDAKKWYAMGERADAFDDADDLAEQIEELEAVLEDVEAAHDHADELSSTVPELRGALDEASEAANGADDTDESDDADDADATDGSGEAEEAAE from the coding sequence ATGAACCAGTCGACGATCGAGGACGACCTGTTCGACGAGGCCGCGGCGGACATCCGCACCGACGTCGAAGAACACCTCGCGGCGGCGCGCGAGGCGCTGCCCGCATCCGAGGCGATCTGGTCGGTCGAGGCCGACAACACGCTCGGCGTGCTCAACTCGTTGGAGCAGGCGCTCGACACCGGCGACGCCGCCGACCGCCTCCGCGACGCCAAGAAGTGGTACGCGATGGGCGAGCGCGCCGACGCCTTCGACGACGCCGACGACCTCGCCGAGCAGATCGAGGAACTCGAAGCCGTACTGGAGGACGTCGAGGCTGCCCACGACCACGCGGACGAGCTGTCGAGTACGGTCCCCGAACTTCGAGGGGCGCTCGACGAGGCCAGCGAGGCTGCAAACGGCGCGGACGACACGGACGAGAGCGACGACGCGGACGACGCCGACGCGACCGACGGCTCGGGCGAGGCCGAAGAAGCCGCCGAGTGA
- a CDS encoding creatininase family protein, giving the protein MQLTEATWTDADAVETDLAVLPVGSTEQHGPHAPLGTDRLTARAVAAAGAERYEDVHDSEVVVAPTIPVGIAEEHRQFAGTLWVAPDTLREYVREVVASLASHGWDRVVLVNGHGGNVDALREVCGTITRHDAAYAVPFTWFEAAASLSEMGHGGPIETALLRAIHPDLVREDRIEAARAGASETWGEWVSGTNLAFDAAEFTDSGAVGDPSDGSAERGEELLEAATAALVALLDAIEDRDVSRPKRK; this is encoded by the coding sequence ATGCAGCTCACCGAGGCCACGTGGACCGATGCCGACGCGGTCGAGACCGATCTCGCAGTGCTTCCCGTCGGCAGCACCGAACAGCACGGTCCGCACGCGCCGCTCGGCACCGATCGTCTCACCGCGCGTGCGGTCGCGGCGGCGGGCGCGGAGCGCTACGAGGACGTCCACGACAGCGAAGTGGTCGTCGCACCCACCATCCCGGTGGGGATCGCCGAGGAGCACCGCCAGTTCGCCGGCACGCTCTGGGTCGCGCCCGACACCCTCCGGGAGTACGTCCGCGAGGTCGTCGCGAGCCTCGCCAGCCACGGCTGGGATCGGGTCGTGCTCGTCAACGGCCACGGCGGCAACGTCGATGCGCTTCGAGAAGTCTGTGGGACGATCACCCGTCACGATGCGGCCTACGCCGTCCCGTTCACGTGGTTCGAGGCCGCTGCGAGCCTGTCCGAGATGGGCCACGGCGGCCCGATCGAGACCGCGCTCCTCCGCGCCATCCATCCCGATCTCGTCCGCGAAGATCGCATCGAGGCGGCGCGGGCGGGAGCGAGCGAGACGTGGGGCGAGTGGGTTTCAGGGACGAACCTCGCGTTCGACGCGGCGGAGTTCACCGACAGCGGCGCGGTCGGCGACCCCAGCGACGGCAGCGCGGAACGCGGCGAGGAACTCTTAGAGGCTGCGACGGCGGCGCTCGTGGCGCTGCTGGACGCCATCGAGGACCGTGACGTGAGCCGACCGAAGCGGAAGTGA
- a CDS encoding DUF5789 family protein codes for MTDEDDTREQGVEFGDVEDELESMDYPIDHETVIERHGDAEIGLPDGSASLGEVLEPLQDEEQNYQDADELKTMVKNMVGDDAVGREGYSDRGPSTEPDDNGDDAESL; via the coding sequence ATGACCGACGAAGACGACACCAGAGAGCAGGGCGTCGAGTTCGGGGACGTCGAGGACGAACTCGAATCGATGGACTACCCCATCGACCACGAGACGGTGATCGAACGCCACGGTGACGCGGAGATCGGTCTGCCCGACGGGAGCGCCTCCCTCGGGGAGGTCCTCGAACCGCTTCAGGACGAAGAGCAGAACTATCAGGACGCGGACGAACTCAAGACGATGGTCAAGAACATGGTCGGCGACGACGCCGTCGGCCGCGAGGGCTACTCAGATCGCGGTCCCTCGACGGAGCCCGACGACAACGGCGACGACGCGGAGTCGCTCTAG